In Bacillota bacterium, the following are encoded in one genomic region:
- a CDS encoding cation diffusion facilitator family transporter: protein MKKHLYHRGETITFFCLLGNLALSLLKGLAGYFGSSKAMIADAFHSGSDTFATLVVYISLKISRKPADECHPYGHGKVEPLAAIFVGLTLLAAAALIGRDIIISVLENQIPTPSLIALAAAVGSIIVKEVMFRITYRTGSELNSEAMIANAWDHRSDAYSSIGVLIGIAGSMAGAYYGIAWLRFLDPLAGTVVAILIIKIAVMILIKAVGNLMDASLSEETIEHVKSLAHRVPGVIDISWVRGRVVGPEVQIDIAVQVDATKTVQEGHDIADMIKETLQHNSDHVSEVLVHINPHDNLHLKNEQLSTIRGNYLTD, encoded by the coding sequence TTGAAAAAACATTTGTATCACAGAGGGGAAACAATAACATTTTTCTGTCTGCTGGGAAATCTGGCATTAAGCTTGCTTAAAGGGTTAGCTGGATATTTTGGCAGCAGCAAAGCTATGATTGCTGATGCATTCCACTCAGGGTCAGATACATTCGCAACATTAGTTGTCTATATCAGCCTGAAGATATCACGTAAACCGGCAGACGAATGCCACCCTTATGGCCATGGGAAGGTTGAACCGCTGGCGGCAATATTTGTAGGGCTAACCTTGCTGGCAGCTGCCGCTTTAATAGGTAGGGATATTATAATCTCCGTTCTGGAAAATCAGATTCCTACACCTTCCCTGATTGCTTTGGCAGCAGCAGTAGGCTCTATCATTGTGAAAGAGGTTATGTTCAGAATTACTTACCGAACCGGAAGTGAACTGAACAGCGAAGCCATGATTGCAAACGCCTGGGATCATCGTTCCGATGCCTACTCATCTATAGGAGTTTTGATTGGTATTGCCGGCAGCATGGCCGGCGCTTATTATGGAATAGCCTGGCTGCGCTTTCTGGATCCTTTAGCAGGAACAGTTGTTGCAATATTAATTATAAAAATAGCAGTAATGATTTTGATCAAGGCGGTAGGCAACCTGATGGATGCTTCACTTAGTGAGGAGACTATAGAGCATGTCAAATCTCTGGCACACAGAGTACCCGGTGTTATAGATATCTCATGGGTCAGGGGCAGAGTTGTTGGCCCTGAAGTCCAGATTGATATTGCAGTTCAGGTTGATGCAACAAAAACAGTTCAGGAAGGCCATGATATAGCCGATATGATAAAGGAAACCCTACAGCACAATTCCGATCATGTAAGTGAAGTACTGGTTCATATAAATCCTCACGACAATCTCCACCTAAAAAATGAGCAGTTATCAACGATCAGGGGTAACTATCTTACCGATTGA
- a CDS encoding protease complex subunit PrcB family protein, with protein MIKKLLVVMILALALLFITACGVPTESGEEPGEVTLPDELPAEVQAWIDSRIEQFGAQTFRHEGILYLLVTYGEKPTGGFEVEITDISEEEDKLVVTANFVEPGEEDVVIQALTYPYDLAMLEDPGLPVEFIATGAESEVPVID; from the coding sequence ATGATTAAGAAACTTTTGGTGGTCATGATTCTTGCCCTAGCCTTATTATTCATCACCGCTTGTGGAGTACCGACAGAGTCGGGAGAAGAGCCCGGTGAAGTGACTCTTCCGGATGAGCTTCCCGCAGAAGTCCAGGCATGGATCGATTCGCGAATAGAACAATTTGGGGCTCAGACTTTCAGACATGAAGGGATTCTTTACCTGCTTGTCACCTATGGTGAAAAACCGACCGGAGGATTTGAGGTAGAAATTACCGATATCAGTGAAGAAGAAGATAAGCTGGTCGTAACTGCTAACTTTGTCGAGCCAGGAGAAGAAGACGTAGTCATTCAGGCACTCACCTACCCTTATGATCTGGCAATGTTAGAAGACCCCGGACTTCCCGTAGAATTTATCGCCACCGGGGCCGAATCGGAAGTCCCTGTAATCGACTAA